TGACGATGCGATCTGCAATTTTAAATGCGGAGACCATGTCATGTGTCACCGCAATTGTTGTGACGTTCAACTCTTCGTTCAAGCTGATGATCAGATCATTTATTGAGTCCGCGGTGATCGGATCGAGTCCGGTCGTGGGTTCATCGTAGAGGATGTACTGTGGCTCCATTGCGATGGCGCGCGCGAGTCCGACTCGCTTGCGCATTCCACCGGAAAGCTCCGAGGGCTTCAATTTCTCAATACCAGACAGACTGACCAGTTCAAGGCACTTGGCAACTCGCTTCGTAACTTCCTTGATTGGCATCTTCGTGTGCTCAATCAGCCCGAGGGAGATATTCTCGCCGACCGTCATCGAATCAAACAGCGCTGCGCTTTGAAACAGGACACCGAACTTCTTGCGAATACGATAAACATCAGCGCGCGGTGCATTCGAAATCCGTTCGCCATCGACCAAAATCTCCCCCGCATCAGGATCCAGCAGAGCGATGAGGTGCTTTAGAAAGACGGATTTCCCGCAGCCGGATTGCCCGATAATGATAAGCGATTCGCCTGTCGGGATTGTCAGGTCCACGCCGTTCAGGACGCGCTTGGCGCCGAAACTCTTAGTAATGCCTTTCGATTCAATCATTAAAAGAGAATCATTGCGAGAAGATAGTCCAGCACCAAAACAGTAAGCGAACTCCAGACAAATGCTTTAATCGTCGCAGTGCCTACTCCTTCCGCTCCTCCCGAGGCGTCGAAGCCGATGTAACAACCTATCATGGCAGAACTCATTCCGAAGAAGGTCGACTTTAGCAGTCCGGACATAACGTCGTAAACATGAAAAAAGTTGGGGACAAGTCCCCAGAACTGGGCGGTAGTCATGTTCAGGAAGACCGTAGTCACAAACCACGCACCCATCAAGGCTATGAAGTTCGCTTGTGCAACCAAAACCGGCATCATCATTGTCATAGCCGCAATGCGAGGTACCGCGAGATAACGTGTACTCGAAATCGCCATTGACTCCAACGCATCAATCTGTTCGGTAACTCTCATGGTCCCAATCTCGGCCGCGATGGATGCGGCAACTCGTCCGGCGATGACAAGTCCTGTTAAGACTGGTCCCATTTCGAGCACGATACTCTTAAACACTCCCGGCCCCAGCATGTCCTTGGGAATGTATCCTTCCAGCTGGTAGTTAAGTTGCCAGCCGGACACTGCACCCGCAAAGACTCCGACGATGAGCACGAGCGGAAGGCTCTCTACGCCAAGCCGGACGCACTCCTTCATGAACAAATCCCACCGCTTGAACACGGCGCCAAGCTCGGAGAAGACTCTGCCCATCATCAGGCTGAAGCGACCGAACTCGGCGGCGAATTCGAGCGCTGTCTTTCCGATCGCGGCAAGTGGCGCTAGTACCACTGTCTCAATAGATCTCATAGCAGTGATTTAGTACTCGGCACCCAGTGAGAAATAGTAGCGGGGCTTGGAAGTGTCTACTCCATCCGTCGACCACGCAACGTCCCAGCGAAGCAACAGAAAGCCTAAGTTAGAACGCCACCCAAAGCCGTAGGCTGACTGCAGATCGTGGAGTCGTCTTCTTCCCTCGTCATCAACTTGCGTAATGCGAAATGAATCGTCGAACCAAGCGGCACCAACGTCCATGAATAACGCTCCACGTACATCAACTAATGCAATCGGAAGCGGCCAACCCATTTGAAGATAGCGAATCACCGGGAAACGAAACTCCTGATTGGTTAGAAAGAAGCGATTCCCAGTGCCGCGCTTTTCAAAGTAGTCGCCTCCCCGAAACGGGGTGATGAACGAAGAAAAGTAGAAGTCGTTGATCTCATCGGTCGGAATCTCGTCATTCTCAAATCTTCGATTGATCCAATTGGAAACACCGCCCATGAAGAAACGCTGCGTGTCCGGACCTCCGGAATAACCGGCAGTAAACCGCGACGCCCATGAGTAGTCGCGTCCCATACGAAAATACTGACGCAAGTCCCCCTTTATTGTGTAGAATTCCGAACTCCAGACTTCCTGATGCTCTTTGTCACTCTGTAGATTCGGGCTGTACGATCCGGATAAGCGATAGCGAGTTCCATTGACCGGCCCCGTACTTCCCCAGACAACAGTGTCGTGAACATACCCAAGTTCAGGCATGAGAATTCTTCGCCGTGCGGTCTTGCGGTAATTATAGTAGCCGTATTGGTCGGGTAGCCACTCGGCCCGATCGATTCCGTAGCCGCCCACTATCAGCTCGGTGCGGGTGTACTTCGAAAACGGATAGCTTAAATCAAGCTGCATTTGCAGCGTCTGATCGCGAACATTTCCCGCATCCAGATAGTAAACGTATCTAAACAGCCCGGCACCATAATTGATACGATTGGGCAAATAGAAATATTGTGCCGAGAAGTTTGAATTGTCTAAATTGTTAAAGTCATAATAAAGGTCGGTATTCAGCAGTATAAGCTGGTTACCTAACACATCGCTGAAAAGGATTTGCCCTGTTCCCTGAGCTCCGAAGAACGAACTGTAAGCCGCCGTGGCGTATACGTAATCAGGTGTGAACTTTGTCCGGTATTTCTTGCTGAAGAATCCTCCACCCGGATTGCGGGTATTGACCGAGTCTTCGCGAATCCTTTCTTCCAGAGCCGTCACTTGTCCAATGCCGTCAGCAAACACGTAACGGGAAAACTCGCGGCTGTTATCCCTAAGTTCCATCGATTCAGTGAAGCTTTCAGCCGATTCTCCTGCGATCGGTTCAATGGCTTCGGGCGAACCATGCTTTCGGAAAGCGGTCAACGGGGGCTGCTTCGGAGGCAGTGCATCGGGGCTTTTCAAGAGATATACGTCGTAGCCACCTTCATAGAAAGACGAAAACACAAGTCGGTTGGACTTAGGCGAGTAGCTCGGTTGAAAGCAGCCGGTCAGCGCGTTGGTGATTGCGACCGTCTCGCCAGTTTCGAGGTTCTTCCTATATAAATTGGAAATTCCGGTTGAGTCGGAAACATACACCAGAAACTTGCCGTCAGGCGAGATTGTCGGATTCTTCTCGTGGAACTCGCTGTGAGTCAGCCGCTCGCAACTTGCCGCCATTGGGGAGATCCGATAAATGTCCATTGTGCGATAATCAAACTCCCACATCCGAAAAGCGGCATCGTAGCCGGAAGTTCGCAGAGAGTCTTTGCGATCTGAAGCAAAGTAGAGAGTTTCTGAGTCCGCACCCCAGGCTGGGTCGTCGTCGCTGAAGATGTCGTCTGTGACTTGAACAAGCCGCTCTCCACTAAGCTCATAATAGTAGAGATCAGATTGGCCGGACTTCATCCCGATGAATGCGATTCGCTTGCCATCAGGGGACCAAGTAGGGTTAAAGATGCCGTCGAGCTTGGGACGAAACCGTCGAACGATTTCGCGCTTTGATACATCAAGAATGTTAATGGCGTCGTATGCTCCCGCCTTAGAAGCAAAGACTATAGACTCTCCGTCCGGCGACCAGGACATACGTGCATCGAGCCACTTAAGTTGCTCGAAATCTCCGCTCCGCTCGCCGCGCAACAGCCTGTGAGATTTGCCCGTTTCAAGGTCGTTAAGCCAGACGTCGAAATAATCGGAGCGATCAGAGAGATAGGCGACCTTTTGGCCGTCGGGTGAAAGTGCCGCGCCATTATTGACGTAATTCTTGATCTTTCGGTGATTCGTGACCCTTTCCGCAAAATCTTCCGGAGTTTCGTAGTCTACTACGCCCGGCCAATATATCTTGCGCAGCCATTGCTGCCAGGCACGATTGAAATCTTCCATATCCGTGCCGACCGCACTTTTGAGTGATCGCGGCAATTCACGAGAAGTTCTCACCTTATTGACGAGTTCTCCAACCTTTTCTTTGCCGTATCGCCGATCCAAGTAGTAGAAGACTGCTTGACCACCTTTGTAGGCAAAGTAGCCGCCGAGATAGTCGATGGGCGGGAGATAACCCGTGATAGTAGCGTCGCGCATGAACATGTCGGCTTCAACGTCCCAGCCGCCGCGCGACTCATACTCGGCGATACCTTCCGTGAACCACAACGGAATGTCTGAAGTGGCAACACCAATTAAGATGGATTGAAACCCCGTCCCATAGAACATTCGCAAGTTGACGGCATGTGTCAGCTCATGATGAATGACGTGCCGAAACGCTTCATAATTGCCTGTGTACGGCAAAACGACGCGATTCTTCAGGAACTCTGTAAAGCCGCCCAGGGATTCTTCTTGAATGGAAAGGGAGACGTTGGTCTGCTGGAAGCGATTGTGTGAAGAGTAAATAATGAACTTGACACGACCTTCGAGAGTATAACTCCAACTTGACTCGATGAGTTTAAGGGCTCGTTCGGCGGTTTCGGCTGTAAACTCTGCAATTCGCTCCTGACCCTTCGAATAGTAAACGTCAAAGTGTTCAGACTGAATGTACCGCCAGTCGAAATCCACGTACTGCACCTTGTTCTTGCCGAATCCCTGCGCCATGGCACTGGATACTGCAAGAAGAAGCACGCCAATCAGACTAAGTGTGCGGTGCATACGTTGTGGTCCTTGAATAACATTGATTGTCCACTCTGGAAACTCTGAAGACATCACAGAAGTTTCCCTGTCATGCATGAAAACGACCCCGGAGCCTGCGCTGCGGGGCCGAGCTGTGCAAGTTCACTGATCCAACCCTGGTCCCTACTATGGCCCAAGCACTTGTGCCACCATTTCGAGCAACTCCTCGCTCTTTATTGGCTTGGTCAAGTAGTTGTAGGCCCCTTCTTTAATAACTTGGACAGTGTCCTCAATCTTGGGATAACCAGTCAGGATAACGATCATCGCCTGCGGGTCGACTGCCCGAATCTCGCGAAATACATCAATCCCGCTTCTGCCACGTAATTTTACATCAAGAAATGTCAGGGCAGGTTGCTTTTCCTGATGCAAGGCGACGGCATCTTCACCGGTGGAAGCGGTCAGGACGTCATAACCCGCAGCTTGAAGCAGGTCTGACATGACCTGAAGAATCATGGCATCGTCGTCGACCACAAGCACATATGATGATCGAGGTTTCGACTCGGAAGCTTTCTGTTTCTCAATATTCTGGCGAATCTCCTCGAGATTTCGCTCGTCGTAGAGACGCCAACCACGCCAATCCCGCCTAACCTTGGTTATCAGGCCCTCGCGTTCCCACTTGAATAAAGTGGACTTAGAGATCTGCAAAGTTTCACAGACATCTTTGGAGGAGTAGAACTTGCCATCCTTGCCGCTCATAATACCTCACTATATTAGTTATAGTAACTAATATAACAATGGACGACGGAGATGTCAAGCTCAAATGACCCGAATCGGTGACCAAATCACTCTTTCTTGCCAGTCGAAT
This region of bacterium genomic DNA includes:
- a CDS encoding ABC transporter permease; translated protein: MKECVRLGVESLPLVLIVGVFAGAVSGWQLNYQLEGYIPKDMLGPGVFKSIVLEMGPVLTGLVIAGRVAASIAAEIGTMRVTEQIDALESMAISSTRYLAVPRIAAMTMMMPVLVAQANFIALMGAWFVTTVFLNMTTAQFWGLVPNFFHVYDVMSGLLKSTFFGMSSAMIGCYIGFDASGGAEGVGTATIKAFVWSSLTVLVLDYLLAMILF
- a CDS encoding PD40 domain-containing protein, with product MHRTLSLIGVLLLAVSSAMAQGFGKNKVQYVDFDWRYIQSEHFDVYYSKGQERIAEFTAETAERALKLIESSWSYTLEGRVKFIIYSSHNRFQQTNVSLSIQEESLGGFTEFLKNRVVLPYTGNYEAFRHVIHHELTHAVNLRMFYGTGFQSILIGVATSDIPLWFTEGIAEYESRGGWDVEADMFMRDATITGYLPPIDYLGGYFAYKGGQAVFYYLDRRYGKEKVGELVNKVRTSRELPRSLKSAVGTDMEDFNRAWQQWLRKIYWPGVVDYETPEDFAERVTNHRKIKNYVNNGAALSPDGQKVAYLSDRSDYFDVWLNDLETGKSHRLLRGERSGDFEQLKWLDARMSWSPDGESIVFASKAGAYDAINILDVSKREIVRRFRPKLDGIFNPTWSPDGKRIAFIGMKSGQSDLYYYELSGERLVQVTDDIFSDDDPAWGADSETLYFASDRKDSLRTSGYDAAFRMWEFDYRTMDIYRISPMAASCERLTHSEFHEKNPTISPDGKFLVYVSDSTGISNLYRKNLETGETVAITNALTGCFQPSYSPKSNRLVFSSFYEGGYDVYLLKSPDALPPKQPPLTAFRKHGSPEAIEPIAGESAESFTESMELRDNSREFSRYVFADGIGQVTALEERIREDSVNTRNPGGGFFSKKYRTKFTPDYVYATAAYSSFFGAQGTGQILFSDVLGNQLILLNTDLYYDFNNLDNSNFSAQYFYLPNRINYGAGLFRYVYYLDAGNVRDQTLQMQLDLSYPFSKYTRTELIVGGYGIDRAEWLPDQYGYYNYRKTARRRILMPELGYVHDTVVWGSTGPVNGTRYRLSGSYSPNLQSDKEHQEVWSSEFYTIKGDLRQYFRMGRDYSWASRFTAGYSGGPDTQRFFMGGVSNWINRRFENDEIPTDEINDFYFSSFITPFRGGDYFEKRGTGNRFFLTNQEFRFPVIRYLQMGWPLPIALVDVRGALFMDVGAAWFDDSFRITQVDDEGRRRLHDLQSAYGFGWRSNLGFLLLRWDVAWSTDGVDTSKPRYYFSLGAEY
- a CDS encoding ABC transporter ATP-binding protein, with product MIESKGITKSFGAKRVLNGVDLTIPTGESLIIIGQSGCGKSVFLKHLIALLDPDAGEILVDGERISNAPRADVYRIRKKFGVLFQSAALFDSMTVGENISLGLIEHTKMPIKEVTKRVAKCLELVSLSGIEKLKPSELSGGMRKRVGLARAIAMEPQYILYDEPTTGLDPITADSINDLIISLNEELNVTTIAVTHDMVSAFKIADRIVMLHDGQVVFSGTPQETKTTKVGIVRRFIEGESEDKAVITHY
- a CDS encoding response regulator produces the protein MSGKDGKFYSSKDVCETLQISKSTLFKWEREGLITKVRRDWRGWRLYDERNLEEIRQNIEKQKASESKPRSSYVLVVDDDAMILQVMSDLLQAAGYDVLTASTGEDAVALHQEKQPALTFLDVKLRGRSGIDVFREIRAVDPQAMIVILTGYPKIEDTVQVIKEGAYNYLTKPIKSEELLEMVAQVLGP